Genomic window (Paenibacillus sp. 37):
ATCTATGCTCATCTGTTGCAGGAATCGGATCGGCTCACCCGCTTGATTAATGAACTGTTGTTGCTATCCCGATTCGATAAGGCTGGTTCTAACGATTTGGAAGTCGAGAAGACCGAAATGAACGAACTAATTCAGCAAGTTGTAATGAATATGGGAGCGAAGGCTAAGGATAAAGGGATCGAGATCAGAGTTAGTCAGGCGGAGGAAGAACCGGATGATGAGGGTACGACAAGAGTGCACGCCAACGTGAATCCAATGCTGATGTCCCATGCGATCGCCAACCTTGTAGACAATGCCATCAAATATTCAGGCAGTCCATCGCTGATCGAATTGAAGTTGGAACATACGCCAAGTGAGGTAGTTATACGGATACGTGATCAAGGCATAGGCATCGCGGGCGACGAGCTGGAGCGAGTGCAGGAACGCTTTTACCGGGCGAAAAATGCAAGTACAGCAAACGGTTCAGGTCTTGGACTTTCCATTTGCAAAGAGATTGTAGAGCGGTTTAATGGATATATCGACATCGAAAGTCAAGTGGGAAAAGGGACAACCGTTACAATTGTTTTGCCTCGTGCGTAGACCTGCATCTAAACCCAAGCCTAAATAGGTAACGTTACAAGATTGGTACATTTCTGTTATGAGACTAACAAATGTTTTATTTATAATCACTTCATAAGAACAAATCACACATTTATGGAGGGATCATGATGAAATTGATAAACAAAGCTGCAGGTTTTATCGTACTAGGTGCTTTACTAACGGTGGCATTAACGGGCTGTCAATCCAGTGAAGCTACATCGCCAGCAACCGGACAGAACACTGCAAATGAACAGAACACAGGCGAAGGTGCAACAAATGCTACTGCGCCTGCTTCCGGAAGTTCTGAAGAAAAGGGTACTGAAGCTATTAAAGAAGGTTCGATGGAGAAGGAAGGCAATGTGGTGCTGAAGGAACTTGCTTTTGTCTATAATGAGCACACCATTGCGATTTCGGATACAGCGAATGAAGATCAGATGGAACAGATGCTGGGCAAACCGGATAACCTGAAATCTCATACGTACAGTGCCGACGATGGAACAAATATGGATAACTTAATCGGTTTTACGGAAAAAGTGTACACGTATCCTGGTCTGGAGATTAAAACAATCAGTATACCGAAGGGGAAACAAGACTCCATCTTTCATATCGAAATCACAGATCCTAAGTACGCGACAGTGCGAAACATTAAAGCAGGAGATAGCCTGGATACACTCAAAAACGCATACCCTGAGGGGAAACTGCTTGGTGATGGAGCCCCTGATGAGGAGGATGATTTCCGTTACGAGCCATCCAATTATGTGGATGTGATGTCGTTTCATATCAAGGATGCCAAGGTAGAGAGCATTCAGATCTTCAGCCTTCTGGACTAATATTTAGTGATCGATGTTGGCAAGCCATTCATTCGATCCACCTTTAACACCTGTATAAAATGAAAGTTAACCCTCTTACATCCTGAAAAGGAGTATTGAGGGTTAGCTTCATTTTAGGACTTTTAAATGAAGCGCTGCTTGGGCAAATGCAACCCATGATAAGCGAGTTTGCAAACTGAAACTTTGTTACGTTTCGTCCCCGATGAGCGGTTAAATCCGGCTATAGCTTCTGCGTCCAATCATGTCTGGCTACAAGCTTCCCGTCCGTTTTCTGCACAAGATCAACCTCGAACAAACGGCCCTCGATTGACCTCTCTCTGAACCTGTAGGGAATTCTTAGAGTTCTCATAAGATAGATACTAGCATTTTCAACCTCTTTTTATTGTTCGAAAATTTTCGAATTATGTATTGCAGCTATGTGGGAAGTGTGATATATTTCTTTTCAGGCCAAACAGTTCGAAAATATTCGAACTGAAACTACACTGCATAAGACAGTATAGACAATATAGGAGGTAATAACATGTCCAATACAGCAACCGCTGGCAATACTAACAATTCACTGAACACCGATGCAAACATCACGATGTTAAATAACTATTTTCGCTTGTTTGATGCATCTCGCACTGACGACCGGGCTATGAAGGATTTGTTATCCCTGTTCACGCAGAATCCTGAAATTGTTTCAAACGGTAGCAGTCGTACAGGATTCGAGGTGGTTATTAAGACTTTTTATGAATACAATAAAGACATTAAACATATGTGGGATGCATGGGTTCTTCAGCCCGACGGCAGTTATCGAACTAACTGGGCAGTATGCGGGCAAGCAGTAGATGGCACGGTGTATGCGAAGGCGGGTATAGATATTATGCGTGTGAACGAGTCAGGGCAGATTGTGTATCTGAAGAACGTGCAGACGACTGAAGATGCTTACAATGAATATAACTCGTAAGATGAATATAGGTGGTTGTTACTTCATAGGTCTCTGGTAAGCAACCATTGCTGATTTGCTACATAGTAACCCATTTTTTTGATCAGTAGGCATAATTTTTTCGACTTATATTTAAGATTCACAGCATCTGAGGCCTTCAATCGAACTATCCTAAAACCAAAGAAACCGATGGGACTTTACATAAGTAAAATGCCCATCGGTTTTTATTTTATCTCAACAATAAGATACCTTCTTATTCTGGTGAAAATATGTCATATGGGATAATTTTGCTATGTGCGTAGCGTAGAGTGAGCTTCATGCTAGTCTAACATGATTTTCTCGTTAACCATTTGATAGTAATACTCATCCATCTGTTCCGCCGTAACATCTTCTTCAAGATGATATATCCACCACGTCACAAGTAAACTAATGACCCCTGAATGATATTCGGCTAAGAGTTCTATGGGAGGTGAAAATGGTTTTCCTCTTCTTTTTAGTTCCAGAAAATCTCTTCTGGATATATCTCCGATATAGTTTTTGAAAAAGTCAGTAAATCCCTTGTCATTCTTCTGGTTTTGAACAATTGGCTCCAGTAAATTCTCCAACATGAATCTAGATAGGCTTTGCAAGGGCTGCCGAAGCCGATCTTCTATACTCATTTGTAAATAATCCTGAAGAACCCACGTGAGGGTAGCGGATAACAGCGCAAATTTATCCTCAAAATGTTTGTAAAACGTTGTACGGTGAACCATCGCTTTGTCACATATCTCATTAATCGTGATATTGCTGAATAGTTTGCCTTGCTCAGATAACAGATCTCTAAAGGCCGTAATTAACAATTTATGAGTCCGGGCAACTCTTAAATCAAGCTTTTTTTCATTGATTTTCATCTACACCACTTCCATATCGTAGTTTAACTATATACCATCCCTATATTGATTCTTACTATAAAAGAAATTTTGATTATATTGGTATTATAAGTAATATTTTGATTTTTCAACAAGTGTAGATTAAAATCTAATTTCTAGAAAGGATGAATCTTCGGTGTCCGACATGAAAAAAGCTGTGGTGATCGGAGCAGGGATTGCTGGATTAATTACTGCAAGAATGTTAGCTGATTATTATGAGGAAGTATGTGTGATTGAAAGGGATGAATTCCCTTCGGAGCCAAATAACCGACAGGGTGTGCCTCAATCTTTTCATCCACACCGCGTACAACCACGCGGCGCGCTGATTATGGAACATTACTTCCCAGGATACAATGACGAATTGATAGCATTGGGAGCGATCTCTTCACACGATGAGAAGCTTATAGTTACTAATCGATACGGTACATTAGTTAACAAGGAGGATCCTTCTTCATTTAAAATTGCATCGTGCAGCAGAGCTTTGCTGGAATGGGTGCTGCGCAAACGAATCCAAAATATCCCTCATATAAGCTTCTTAACAAGTATGGAAGTTACTGGACTCATCGTATCTGAAGACCAGCATGCTGTTACAGGCATTTATATCAAAGAAAGAAGCGGTGAAAAAAGGAAAGACCAACTTCCAGCGGATATGGTTATTGATGCTTCAGGACGTTCTTCCAAATTGATTAGGTGGCTTGATAAATTAGGGTTGAATGTGCCAGAACCAGAAGTGCTAAAGGTATCTCTTGGTTATAGCACCCGTTATTACAACATTAAATCCTCCATTCCGAACGAATGGGTGATGTCTGATTCAGATCCTGAGCAAGGTATTCGTGCAGGCATATTTACGCGCATTGAGGATGATATCGCTGGACTCATTCTTTTCAATGCTGGAGGAGATGAGTATCCGTCCACTCAGCCCGAAGAGTTTCAAGATCAAATCAAGCATCTATTTGCTTCAGATAAAATTGTGAAGTTAATGGAGCAGTTGGAGCCATTGCAAGGGCCTAGGGGGTACCGTATTTCCGAGTCTGTTCGTCAGCATTTTGAACTCATGGAAGATTGGCCCTCTGGTTTACTCGTCCTTGGTGATGCATTTTGTAGCTTTGATCCTATTCACGGACAAGGTATCACCGTTGCTGCGGTCGAAGCTGAGACTATAGGAAAGTCTTTGGAAGCAAAGCGCTTGCATCCCGATCCGCAGTTTGAACGGAACATATTGCTTCGTATGCAGCAGGCCATCGATCCGGCTTGGTGGCTTAGTTCCGTGGCTGACCTGCGTTGGAGAGGGGTAGAACATGGTGGGCCTTATGAACTGAAAGGAGTGGATTTTGCTCAGAAATATATCAACTTATTTACGAAGCAAGCGATGAAAAAAGCAGATCAGGAAAAAGATAACCATCTCTTTTTTATGCAATTCCTAATGAATGCTTTGATCCTTCCTCCAAGTGAATATTTCAAAGCGGATGTCCTGGACATGATTCTAAACGACAATGGTTCAGAAGAAGAAATTGAATTAAGAGCAGCGCTTCGTGTCCAGGATTCGGATTTGTTCCAGCAAAAATTAGATGAGATCATTCCATTATTCCAACCCGAATATGATGAAGAGATTAAGAAACTGCTGGAAACACTTGAGCCTGCCTCTTTTAATGGATAACTTATCATGATGAAGTCGTCATTTTGACGGCTTTTTTATTTTGTGTCTATTATGATGGCGTGTTAGAAGTACAGTTACCTTTGAGCTAACATGCAACAATCCTTTAAAAAAATGAAACACTACGTTACTTTTATGTTACAAATGTGAATCTCTGATACCTTGTACTAAATACGAAATAACATGTATTTTATGCATTAATCTATGTAACATAAGTTGTGAAAACAAATACATGATAAAAAACCGATAAAGCGAGATTCATTTATATCCAGATCCGCTCAAGGTTTAAAAGAAAGGTGGCTTACCAAATGAGTCAAACATTTCAATTTCCGAATGGTTTTTTGTGGGGAGGTTCCGTCTCTGCAAACCAAATTGAAGGTGCATACCAAGAAGACGGAAAAGGACTTTCCATTCAGGATATCATGCCAAACGGCATTCAGACACCTCCGACGATTGAACCAACAGAGGATAATATGAAGTTATTTGCGATTGACTTCTATCACCGATATAAAGAAGATATTAAACTTCTTGCAGAAATGGGTTTCAAAGTTTTTCGTACGTCTATAGCTTGGTCCAGAATCTTCCCGAAAGGGGATGAACTTGAGCCAAACGAAAAAGGTCTCCAATTTTACGACAACCTCTTTGACGAGTGCCGGAAATACGGGATTGAACCTCTAGTTACGATCTCTCATTATGAGACTCCTCTACATCTCGTTAGGGAATACGATGGCTGGGCGAATCGAAAAATGGTCGATTTCTATGAACGATATGTGCGAACCATTTTTGAGAGATACAAAAGCAAAGTGAAGTATTGGCTCACATTTAACGAGATTAATTCGATTCTTGAACACCCGTTTGCAAGTGGCGGGATTAACACGCATAAGGATCAACTTAGCAAACAGGCCCTGTACCAAGCGGTTCACCACGAGTTTGTTGCAAGTGCAATGGCGGTTAAAATTGGGCATGAAATTAACCCGGATTTCAAAATTGGTTGTATGGTCATTGCTATGCCGATTTACCCATTGACTCCTGACCCTAATGATATGATCAAAGTGATGGAAGCGGATCATAAGAACACAGGTTTTACGGATGTTCACGTGCGTGGTTATTACCCAGGTTACATGAAACGTTATTTGAAAGATAACGGGATTACCATTCATTTCGAGCCTGGCGACGAAGAAATTTTGAAAAACACCGTTGACTTTATTTCCTTTAGCTATTATCAAAGTAGTTGCGAAACGGCTGATCCTGCCAAGCAAATTAAAGGAGAAGGAAACCTGATTGGTGGTGTTCCTAATCCGCTCTTGACTGCGAGTGATTGGGGTTGGCAGATCGACCCCAAAGGCTTAAGGTACATCATGAATGCAATGTATGATCGTTATCAGAAGCCATTGTTCATCGTTGAAAATGGATTAGGAGCCGTAGATGAACTGATCACGGACGAAAATGGTAATAAAACCGTTATTGATGATTATCGCATTAAATATTTGAAGGAGCACTTGCTTCAAGTCGCTGAAGCCATTCAAGATGGTGTTGAATTAATCGGATATGCATCATGGGGTTGTATTGATTTGGTTAGTGCAACAACTGCAGAAATGAAAAAACGGTACGGCTTTATCTATGTGGATCGTCATGATGATGGTTCAGGAACATTGGAACGCTATCGTAAGAAGTCCTTCCACTGGTATAAAGATGTCATTCAGAGCAACGGGAGCAGCTTGTTTCGTGAGTAGCAGGTGCTAATGTTGGAACATTGTTGAATACAGATCAGCTTAAAGGCCTACAGAATAAAACTAAGAAAGGGCCGCCAGTCAGCGGCTCTTTCTTAGTCTAATAATTGATATTTGAACGATTAGGGAGTAGAAGATGAGAAGAAAAATGTTTTTAATTATTGCTTTATTTGTTGCTACATTGAATTTGCGCCCGGCTATTAATTCCATATCTCCGCTGCTAGATACGATTCGGGAGGATCTGGGGATGAGCGCTGCACTAGCCAGTTTGCTAACTTCAATACCTGTACTATGTATGGGCGTATTTTCACCTTTTGCCGTCAAAGCAAGTGGGAGATGGGGAATAGAACGAATCATAGGATATTCCCTGATCGTGGTCGGAATCGGAATAGCTACTCGGCTATTTACACAGTCTACGTCCGTTTTACTTTTATCAGCATTGATCGTAGGTATCGGGATCGCTTCGATCGGCCCGTTAACTTCAGGTTTTATTAAAAAGTATTTTCCCGATCATGTTCCATCTATGATTGCACTCTATAGTATTGCAATCACTTTAGGGGCTGCGGTCAGTTCAATGGTATCGATTCCCTTAAAGACATACTTCAACTCTTGGCAGATAGCAGTAGGAGGGTGGGCAGTCATTGCCTTTGTAGCAGCGATCATTTGGTGGATCATGGTGAAGCCTCGATCTGAATCTGCTAATGCTAATGTGAGTGAAATAAAAGAACGTCCGATAATTAAACTTCCTTGGGGAAATAGAAGCGCATGGACGCTTACGCTTTCATTTGGATTAATGGCTATGTTGTTTTATTCTTTTACAGCGTGGCTCCCGTTAATGATTCAGGAAATGGGGTATAGCAAATCCTATGCAACGCTTTGTCTGACCATATTTGTTGTCATCCAAATCCCGATTAGCTTTGTCCTTCCAGTATTATTGAAGAACTTTCCTTCAAGAAGAGTATGGATGGTTGGTGAATCTCTGTTCATGATTGTTGGGTTGATTTTATTGATGATGAATTTCATACCGATGGTTTCCGTTGTACTCTTTGGAGTTGGAGCAGGGGGCTTGTTCACCTTAAACCTGATGTTACCGATTGATTCTACAACCAATGTGAACGATGCAACTTCCTGGTCAGCGATGCAGCAATCTGCCGGGTATGTTATTGGAGCGCTGGGTCCAATATTGCTAGGCTGGATTCATGATGCTTCCAATAGTTTCACACCTGCTATGATTGGAATGATTGTGATCATCATTCTAATGATTATGACGCAAATTGCAGCAACACGAAGGAAAAAAGTAATGGAAAGCGTCTAACGTACTCATCCCATCGAGAGCCATAGTGACTTAAAAGAGAGCCCAAAAGGCTCTCTTTCTGGTCTTTATTTATAGAGAGATCGAGTTCTTTCTCATAGCTCCAATTCTGTATTTACCATTTCTTTGAAAACCTCTCGTCCCAGCCATTCCAACAGGAAAGTAACAGGAACCTGAGTGGTGATGTTCGTGGATTCGTAATACTCTTCTTTTACATAATAAGGGATACTTACATCTGATATTTTAGCCATGGTGGATTGGCGATCGTTCGTTATCGCCACAATTTTATTTTTCTCCTGCTTGATCCGTTGGAGATAAGGTAGCACAAACGGGTTTTCACCTCGCGTAGATAATGCAATCGTAACACTGTCTTTTTGAATTCTGGTATGGATGGGGTAATGAGGATCTTTTATGTACACGGAACAGATCCCTAGATTTGAGAAAAATCGGGCTCCATACTCTCCTATTATTCCGGAGCTCCCGATACCAATAAAAATAACGCTACTGGCATTAGCAATTAACTTTGCTGCCGTCCGAATTTTCTCCTCCAATTCAGGAGCTTGAGAACGTTCAAAAAACCCATACACTGCATGATGTGGACTTTTCAACTCCTGCTTCGTTAGTTTATCTTGTTGGGAAACGAGCATCTTAAGTTTTACTTTAAATTCGGAAAATCCCTCACATTGATTCTTTCTGCAAAATCGCAGAATGCTGGCTGTAGATACATGAGTTTCATCGGCCAGTTCTCTGATACGCATGTACGCCACTTTTTCCATGTTCTGAGAAATATAGTTATATAAAGATAGTTCCAATTCGTTATAGGATGAGATTTGCTCACTGGTGAACATGGATATGCACTCCCTTAGAC
Coding sequences:
- a CDS encoding nuclear transport factor 2 family protein; the encoded protein is MSNTATAGNTNNSLNTDANITMLNNYFRLFDASRTDDRAMKDLLSLFTQNPEIVSNGSSRTGFEVVIKTFYEYNKDIKHMWDAWVLQPDGSYRTNWAVCGQAVDGTVYAKAGIDIMRVNESGQIVYLKNVQTTEDAYNEYNS
- a CDS encoding FAD-dependent oxidoreductase, which gives rise to MKKAVVIGAGIAGLITARMLADYYEEVCVIERDEFPSEPNNRQGVPQSFHPHRVQPRGALIMEHYFPGYNDELIALGAISSHDEKLIVTNRYGTLVNKEDPSSFKIASCSRALLEWVLRKRIQNIPHISFLTSMEVTGLIVSEDQHAVTGIYIKERSGEKRKDQLPADMVIDASGRSSKLIRWLDKLGLNVPEPEVLKVSLGYSTRYYNIKSSIPNEWVMSDSDPEQGIRAGIFTRIEDDIAGLILFNAGGDEYPSTQPEEFQDQIKHLFASDKIVKLMEQLEPLQGPRGYRISESVRQHFELMEDWPSGLLVLGDAFCSFDPIHGQGITVAAVEAETIGKSLEAKRLHPDPQFERNILLRMQQAIDPAWWLSSVADLRWRGVEHGGPYELKGVDFAQKYINLFTKQAMKKADQEKDNHLFFMQFLMNALILPPSEYFKADVLDMILNDNGSEEEIELRAALRVQDSDLFQQKLDEIIPLFQPEYDEEIKKLLETLEPASFNG
- a CDS encoding glycoside hydrolase family 1 protein → MSQTFQFPNGFLWGGSVSANQIEGAYQEDGKGLSIQDIMPNGIQTPPTIEPTEDNMKLFAIDFYHRYKEDIKLLAEMGFKVFRTSIAWSRIFPKGDELEPNEKGLQFYDNLFDECRKYGIEPLVTISHYETPLHLVREYDGWANRKMVDFYERYVRTIFERYKSKVKYWLTFNEINSILEHPFASGGINTHKDQLSKQALYQAVHHEFVASAMAVKIGHEINPDFKIGCMVIAMPIYPLTPDPNDMIKVMEADHKNTGFTDVHVRGYYPGYMKRYLKDNGITIHFEPGDEEILKNTVDFISFSYYQSSCETADPAKQIKGEGNLIGGVPNPLLTASDWGWQIDPKGLRYIMNAMYDRYQKPLFIVENGLGAVDELITDENGNKTVIDDYRIKYLKEHLLQVAEAIQDGVELIGYASWGCIDLVSATTAEMKKRYGFIYVDRHDDGSGTLERYRKKSFHWYKDVIQSNGSSLFRE
- a CDS encoding MurR/RpiR family transcriptional regulator — encoded protein: MFTSEQISSYNELELSLYNYISQNMEKVAYMRIRELADETHVSTASILRFCRKNQCEGFSEFKVKLKMLVSQQDKLTKQELKSPHHAVYGFFERSQAPELEEKIRTAAKLIANASSVIFIGIGSSGIIGEYGARFFSNLGICSVYIKDPHYPIHTRIQKDSVTIALSTRGENPFVLPYLQRIKQEKNKIVAITNDRQSTMAKISDVSIPYYVKEEYYESTNITTQVPVTFLLEWLGREVFKEMVNTELEL
- a CDS encoding CynX/NimT family MFS transporter, encoding MRRKMFLIIALFVATLNLRPAINSISPLLDTIREDLGMSAALASLLTSIPVLCMGVFSPFAVKASGRWGIERIIGYSLIVVGIGIATRLFTQSTSVLLLSALIVGIGIASIGPLTSGFIKKYFPDHVPSMIALYSIAITLGAAVSSMVSIPLKTYFNSWQIAVGGWAVIAFVAAIIWWIMVKPRSESANANVSEIKERPIIKLPWGNRSAWTLTLSFGLMAMLFYSFTAWLPLMIQEMGYSKSYATLCLTIFVVIQIPISFVLPVLLKNFPSRRVWMVGESLFMIVGLILLMMNFIPMVSVVLFGVGAGGLFTLNLMLPIDSTTNVNDATSWSAMQQSAGYVIGALGPILLGWIHDASNSFTPAMIGMIVIIILMIMTQIAATRRKKVMESV
- a CDS encoding TetR/AcrR family transcriptional regulator, with the translated sequence MKINEKKLDLRVARTHKLLITAFRDLLSEQGKLFSNITINEICDKAMVHRTTFYKHFEDKFALLSATLTWVLQDYLQMSIEDRLRQPLQSLSRFMLENLLEPIVQNQKNDKGFTDFFKNYIGDISRRDFLELKRRGKPFSPPIELLAEYHSGVISLLVTWWIYHLEEDVTAEQMDEYYYQMVNEKIMLD